One genomic region from Nostoc sphaeroides encodes:
- the psaB gene encoding photosystem I core protein PsaB, producing MATKFPKFSQDLAQDPTTRRIWYAIATGNDFETHDGMTEENLYQKIFATHFGHLAIIFLWASSLLFHVAWQGNFEQWIKDPLHIRPIAHAIWDPHFGKPAIEAFTQAGASNPVNITYSGLYHWWYTIGMRNNGELYNGSVFLLLFAAVMLFAGWLHLQPKYRPSLAWFKSAEHRLNHHLAGLFGVSSLAWAGHLIHVAVPEARGQHVGWDNFLNTPPHPAGLTPFFTGNWGVYSQNPDTPGHIFGTSQGAGTAILSFLGGFHPQTEALWLTDIAHHHLAIAVLFIVAGHMYRTNFGIGHSLKEALNAKNFFGIPVEGPFNLPHQGIYDTYNNSLHFQLGWHLAALGVVTSLVAQHMYSMPSYAFIAKDYTTQAALYTHHQYIAGFLMLGAFAHGAIFWVRDYDPEQNKGNVLERVLKHKEAIISHLSWVSLFLGFHTLSLYVHNDVVVAFGTPEKQILIEPVFAQFVQAANGKVLYGLDTLLSNPDSIAYTAWPNYANVWLPGWLDAINAGTNSLFLTIGPGDFLVHHAIALGLHTTTLILVKGALDARGSKLMPDKKDFGYAFPCDGPGRGGTCDISAWDSFYLATFWMLNTLGWVTFYWHWKHLGIWQGNVAQFNENSTYLMGWFRDYLWANSAQLINGYNPYGVNNLSVWAWMFLFGHLVWATGFMFLISWRGYWQELIETLVWAHERTPLANLVRWKDKPVALSIVQGRVVGLAHFTVGYIVTYAAFLIASTAGKFG from the coding sequence ATGGCGACGAAATTTCCGAAATTTAGCCAGGATCTCGCACAGGACCCGACGACTCGTCGGATATGGTATGCGATCGCTACAGGCAACGATTTTGAAACCCATGATGGCATGACGGAAGAAAATCTTTACCAAAAGATTTTCGCAACTCACTTCGGTCACTTGGCAATCATCTTCCTGTGGGCATCCAGCCTCCTGTTCCACGTAGCCTGGCAAGGTAACTTTGAACAGTGGATTAAAGATCCCCTTCACATCCGTCCCATCGCCCATGCGATTTGGGATCCCCACTTTGGTAAACCAGCGATCGAAGCTTTTACCCAAGCGGGCGCTAGTAATCCGGTAAACATTACCTACTCTGGTCTTTACCATTGGTGGTATACCATCGGTATGCGGAATAACGGCGAACTGTACAACGGTTCAGTTTTCTTGCTGTTATTCGCTGCTGTAATGTTGTTTGCTGGTTGGCTGCACTTGCAACCCAAGTACCGTCCAAGCTTGGCATGGTTTAAGAGCGCTGAACATCGCCTAAACCACCACTTAGCAGGTTTGTTTGGTGTTAGTTCCTTGGCGTGGGCTGGTCACTTAATTCACGTTGCTGTCCCCGAAGCTCGCGGTCAGCACGTAGGTTGGGATAACTTCTTAAATACCCCACCCCACCCAGCAGGTTTAACACCATTCTTTACAGGCAACTGGGGTGTTTACTCTCAAAACCCTGACACTCCTGGACATATCTTCGGGACATCGCAAGGTGCAGGAACTGCAATTCTGAGTTTCTTGGGTGGTTTCCATCCCCAGACAGAAGCTTTGTGGCTGACTGACATAGCTCATCACCACCTAGCGATCGCAGTTCTATTCATCGTTGCTGGTCACATGTACCGGACAAACTTTGGGATTGGTCACAGTCTCAAAGAAGCCTTGAATGCCAAGAATTTCTTCGGTATTCCAGTTGAAGGGCCGTTTAACCTACCTCACCAAGGTATCTACGACACCTACAACAACTCCCTGCACTTCCAATTGGGATGGCACTTAGCAGCGTTAGGTGTTGTTACTTCCCTGGTAGCGCAGCACATGTACTCCATGCCTTCCTACGCATTTATTGCGAAGGACTACACAACACAGGCAGCGTTGTACACGCATCACCAGTATATTGCTGGATTCCTGATGCTTGGTGCTTTTGCCCACGGAGCAATATTCTGGGTACGTGATTACGACCCAGAACAAAACAAAGGCAACGTCCTTGAGCGCGTATTGAAGCACAAAGAAGCGATTATCTCCCACCTTAGCTGGGTATCCCTTTTCTTAGGCTTCCACACCCTCAGCTTGTACGTCCACAACGATGTAGTAGTTGCTTTCGGTACTCCTGAAAAGCAAATCCTGATTGAGCCAGTGTTTGCCCAGTTTGTTCAAGCTGCTAACGGTAAAGTACTGTACGGTTTAGATACTTTGTTATCTAACCCAGATAGTATTGCTTACACAGCATGGCCCAACTACGCTAACGTCTGGTTACCAGGCTGGTTAGATGCCATTAATGCTGGTACTAACTCCTTGTTCTTGACAATTGGCCCTGGCGACTTCTTGGTACACCATGCGATCGCTTTGGGTCTGCACACCACCACCTTGATCTTGGTCAAAGGTGCTTTGGATGCCCGTGGTTCTAAGCTGATGCCCGATAAAAAGGACTTCGGCTATGCCTTCCCTTGCGACGGCCCCGGTCGTGGCGGTACTTGCGACATCTCAGCATGGGATTCCTTCTACCTCGCTACATTCTGGATGCTCAACACCCTTGGTTGGGTTACGTTCTACTGGCATTGGAAACATCTAGGTATTTGGCAAGGCAACGTAGCTCAGTTCAATGAGAACTCTACATATCTCATGGGCTGGTTCCGCGATTACCTCTGGGCGAACTCTGCTCAGTTGATTAACGGTTACAACCCGTATGGCGTGAATAACCTGTCTGTCTGGGCTTGGATGTTCTTATTTGGACACCTAGTTTGGGCTACTGGCTTCATGTTCTTAATCTCCTGGAGAGGTTACTGGCAAGAGTTGATTGAAACCCTTGTTTGGGCACACGAACGCACTCCTCTAGCTAACTTGGTTCGCTGGAAAGACAAGCCCGTTGCTCTGTCTATTGTTCAAGGTCGTGTAGTTGGTCTAGCTCACTTCACTGTTGGCTACATCGTTACTTACGCCGCATTCTTGATTGCTTCTACTGCTGGTAAGTTCGGTTAA
- the psaA gene encoding photosystem I core protein PsaA, which yields MTISPPEREEKKARVIVDNDPVPTSFEKWAQPGHFDRSLARGPKTTTWIWNLHALAHDFDTHTSDLEDISRKIFSAHFGHLAVIMVWLSGMIFHGAKFSNYEAWLSDPLNVRPSAQVVWPIVGQDILNGDVGGGFHGIQITSGLFQVWRGWGITNSFQLYVTAIGGLVLAALLLFAGWFHYHKRAPKLEWFQNVESMLNHHLQILLGCGSLGWAGHIIHVSAPTNKLLDAGVALKDIPLPHEFILNKDLLTELYPSFAAGLAPFFTLNWGQYADFLTFKGGLNPVTGGLWMTDIAHHHLAIAVLFIIAGHQYRTNWGIGHSIKEILENHKGPFTGEGHKGLYENLTTSWHAQLATNLAFLGSLTIIIAHHMYAMPPYPYLATDYATQLCIFTHHMWIGAFCIVGGAAHAAIFMVRDYDPVVNQNNLLDRVIRHRDAIISHLNWVCIFLGFHSFGLYIHNDTMRALGRPQDMFSDTAIQLQPVFAQWVQNIHTLAPGGTAPNALEPVSYAFGGGILAVGGKVAMMPIALGTADFLIHHIHAFQIHVTVLILLKGVLFARSSRLIPDKANLGFRFPCDGPGRGGTCQVSGWDHVFLGLFWMYNTISIAIFHFSWKMQSDVWGTVDADGVVTHITGGNFAQSAITINGWLRDFLWAQATQVINSYGSALSAYGLMFLGAHFVWAFSLMFLFSGRGYWQELIESIVWAHNKLKVAPAIQPRALSIIQGRAVGVAHYLLGGIATTWAFFHAHILSVG from the coding sequence ATGACAATAAGTCCTCCGGAGCGAGAGGAAAAAAAGGCAAGAGTAATCGTCGATAATGACCCAGTTCCAACCTCATTCGAGAAATGGGCGCAACCTGGACACTTCGACAGATCCTTAGCCAGAGGCCCCAAAACCACCACATGGATTTGGAACCTGCACGCACTCGCCCATGATTTTGATACACATACAAGCGATTTAGAAGATATATCCCGCAAGATATTCTCAGCCCACTTCGGCCACTTAGCCGTAATAATGGTTTGGTTGAGCGGGATGATCTTCCACGGCGCGAAGTTTTCTAACTACGAAGCTTGGTTAAGCGACCCGTTGAACGTTAGACCAAGCGCTCAGGTTGTTTGGCCCATTGTTGGACAAGACATTTTAAACGGTGATGTTGGCGGTGGTTTCCACGGTATTCAAATCACCTCTGGTTTGTTCCAAGTATGGCGTGGTTGGGGGATTACAAACTCCTTCCAACTTTACGTGACTGCGATCGGTGGCTTGGTATTAGCAGCCTTATTACTATTTGCTGGCTGGTTCCATTACCACAAACGCGCTCCCAAACTGGAATGGTTCCAGAATGTGGAGTCAATGCTGAATCACCACTTGCAAATCTTGCTAGGTTGTGGTTCCTTGGGATGGGCAGGTCACATAATCCACGTATCCGCACCGACTAACAAGCTTTTGGATGCAGGCGTTGCTCTTAAAGACATACCCTTGCCCCACGAGTTCATCTTGAACAAAGACTTGTTGACCGAGCTGTATCCCAGCTTTGCTGCTGGTTTAGCACCTTTCTTCACCTTGAACTGGGGTCAGTATGCTGACTTCCTTACCTTCAAGGGCGGTCTAAACCCAGTAACAGGCGGCTTGTGGATGACTGATATTGCTCATCACCACTTAGCGATCGCAGTTCTCTTTATCATTGCTGGTCACCAGTACCGTACCAACTGGGGTATTGGTCACAGCATTAAAGAGATCCTGGAAAACCATAAAGGCCCTTTCACTGGTGAAGGTCACAAAGGTCTCTACGAAAACCTGACCACATCCTGGCACGCTCAATTGGCTACTAACCTGGCCTTCTTGGGTTCGCTGACCATCATCATCGCGCATCACATGTATGCGATGCCTCCATATCCATATTTGGCAACTGATTATGCTACACAGTTGTGCATTTTCACCCACCACATGTGGATTGGTGCATTCTGTATAGTCGGCGGTGCGGCTCACGCTGCCATATTCATGGTGCGGGATTACGATCCAGTTGTGAACCAAAACAACTTGTTAGATCGGGTGATTCGTCACCGTGATGCGATTATTTCTCACCTTAACTGGGTGTGTATCTTCCTCGGCTTCCATAGCTTTGGACTTTACATTCACAACGATACAATGCGTGCCTTGGGACGTCCCCAAGACATGTTCTCTGATACGGCAATACAGTTGCAGCCAGTATTTGCCCAGTGGGTACAAAATATCCACACCCTAGCTCCTGGTGGCACTGCTCCCAATGCGCTAGAACCCGTTAGCTATGCTTTCGGCGGTGGGATTTTGGCTGTAGGCGGTAAAGTAGCGATGATGCCCATTGCTTTGGGTACGGCGGACTTCTTAATCCACCATATTCACGCATTCCAAATCCACGTTACTGTCCTAATTCTGCTCAAAGGTGTACTGTTTGCCCGTAGCTCTCGTCTGATTCCAGACAAAGCAAACCTGGGCTTCCGCTTCCCTTGCGATGGTCCTGGTCGTGGCGGTACTTGTCAAGTATCTGGTTGGGATCATGTGTTCCTCGGACTTTTCTGGATGTACAACACAATATCCATTGCAATTTTCCACTTCAGCTGGAAGATGCAATCAGATGTCTGGGGAACCGTAGATGCAGATGGTGTTGTGACTCACATCACCGGTGGTAACTTTGCCCAAAGCGCCATCACCATCAACGGTTGGTTGCGAGATTTCTTGTGGGCGCAAGCTACGCAAGTCATCAATTCCTATGGCAGTGCGCTATCTGCTTATGGACTCATGTTCTTAGGCGCTCACTTTGTTTGGGCATTCAGCTTGATGTTCCTGTTCAGTGGTCGCGGCTACTGGCAAGAACTTATTGAGTCCATTGTTTGGGCGCATAACAAACTGAAGGTAGCACCAGCAATTCAGCCTCGCGCTCTGAGCATTATTCAGGGTCGGGCTGTAGGGGTAGCTCACTACCTCTTGGGAGGAATTGCCACAACCTGGGCGTTCTTCCATGCACACATCCTTTCAGTAGGGTAG
- a CDS encoding ATP-binding protein, translating to MAQRVTKESNFDLQAPVMTTDEIGILAIAFNQVLDRVKCLLEEQQAAAFRQQQMQEAQLLQSEKMSSLGQMVAGIAHEINNPVNFIYGNLDPAIQYVDDLLALLKTYRQEVPNPPLAVQTYATEIDAEFLEEDLPKLLQSMKFGATRVQQIVLSLKNFSRLDEAKAHQVNLHKCLDSTLLILNNRIRKGIKIERLYGEIPSIEGFSSSLYQVFMNIINNALDALEEQHNPQDKPRIAIATELKDKNWVVVRIADNGSGIPSDVQERIFETFFTTKARGVGTGMGLSISYQIVVEKHGGQLMCKSEVGSGTEFIISLPIQKQHLPENAQP from the coding sequence ATGGCGCAGCGAGTCACTAAAGAATCTAACTTTGACTTGCAAGCACCTGTGATGACGACAGATGAAATTGGGATACTTGCTATTGCATTTAACCAAGTTTTAGATAGAGTTAAATGCCTACTGGAAGAACAGCAGGCGGCAGCTTTTCGTCAACAGCAAATGCAAGAAGCCCAATTGCTTCAAAGTGAGAAAATGTCTAGCTTAGGACAAATGGTAGCTGGTATTGCCCATGAAATTAATAATCCGGTGAATTTTATCTATGGGAATTTAGATCCTGCTATTCAATATGTAGACGATTTATTAGCATTGCTAAAAACCTATCGCCAAGAAGTGCCTAATCCACCTCTAGCGGTGCAAACTTACGCTACAGAAATTGATGCAGAATTTCTAGAAGAAGATTTACCTAAACTTTTGCAGTCGATGAAATTTGGTGCTACTCGCGTGCAACAAATTGTCTTAAGCTTGAAAAACTTCTCTCGCCTGGATGAAGCAAAAGCGCATCAAGTTAATCTCCATAAATGCCTGGATAGTACGCTACTCATCCTCAATAACCGAATCAGAAAAGGCATTAAGATTGAGCGCTTGTACGGTGAGATTCCTAGTATTGAAGGTTTTTCTAGTTCGCTTTATCAAGTGTTTATGAATATTATCAACAATGCACTTGATGCATTGGAGGAACAGCACAATCCTCAAGACAAACCACGAATTGCGATCGCTACTGAACTTAAAGATAAAAACTGGGTAGTTGTTCGCATTGCTGATAATGGTTCTGGGATTCCCTCTGATGTTCAAGAAAGAATTTTTGAGACGTTCTTTACTACTAAAGCCAGAGGTGTTGGCACTGGTATGGGACTTTCGATTAGTTATCAGATTGTAGTCGAGAAACACGGAGGACAACTAATGTGTAAATCTGAGGTGGGTAGTGGTACAGAATTTATCATTTCTCTTCCGATTCAAAAGCAGCATTTACCCGAAAATGCTCAACCCTAA
- the glsA gene encoding glutaminase A — protein sequence MKRLDKLSTENLSAWVQQAQTQAERGRVIDRIPQLAKADPAWFAVHICCESGKTFNFGDTACVFPLMSVIKTFSLLYLLENFGAETVFGWVGVEPSDAPFNSLEQLISDRGYPRNPMINSGAITLSDKLPGKDANQRTLLFCQWLNQLADCQLSLDEVMLASVRLTRSTTNVAIANYLAETNHLKNLETALDTYEQICCISGRVEDLALLGKLLAFDNGCILPQNRRIVNAVMSTCGLYEASAQFAVRVGLPMKSGIGGGLVAIVPAEGAIACYSPMLDNIGNPVMGLAFVEALSQKLGLSIFG from the coding sequence TTGAAAAGACTTGACAAACTAAGTACTGAAAATTTATCAGCTTGGGTACAACAGGCTCAAACCCAGGCTGAACGAGGACGAGTTATCGATCGCATTCCGCAATTAGCTAAAGCTGATCCTGCTTGGTTTGCAGTTCATATCTGCTGTGAATCAGGAAAAACTTTCAACTTTGGGGATACAGCTTGTGTTTTCCCACTAATGAGCGTTATTAAAACGTTTTCCTTACTTTATCTGCTAGAAAATTTTGGTGCAGAAACGGTTTTTGGGTGGGTTGGGGTGGAACCATCAGATGCACCCTTCAATTCTTTAGAACAACTAATTAGCGATCGCGGATACCCCCGTAACCCCATGATTAATAGTGGGGCAATTACCCTCTCTGATAAATTACCAGGAAAGGACGCTAATCAACGCACTTTGTTATTTTGTCAATGGCTCAACCAATTAGCAGATTGCCAACTATCTTTAGATGAGGTAATGCTGGCTTCAGTGCGATTAACCCGATCAACAACAAATGTTGCGATCGCAAACTATCTCGCCGAAACAAATCATCTAAAAAATCTGGAAACAGCACTTGACACTTACGAGCAAATATGCTGTATATCTGGGCGAGTTGAAGATTTAGCCCTGTTAGGAAAACTCTTAGCTTTTGATAATGGCTGTATATTACCACAAAACCGCCGAATTGTCAACGCTGTAATGTCAACTTGTGGGTTATATGAAGCTTCTGCCCAGTTTGCAGTCAGAGTTGGTTTACCGATGAAATCAGGGATTGGTGGTGGACTGGTAGCAATAGTACCAGCAGAGGGAGCGATCGCTTGCTACAGTCCCATGTTGGATAATATCGGAAATCCGGTAATGGGGCTTGCCTTTGTTGAGGCTTTATCGCAAAAGTTAGGGTTGAGCATTTTCGGGTAA
- a CDS encoding RICIN domain-containing protein: MKPNSKKCTAIAVGFVGSLLWGATCVLENQNAIAQVGGMFIINELSNRCLDVSGDPGTANGTPLILANCELSGFSSSGRITDQKWEFIRGGFIRNKLSNRCINVEGEPGTADGTRLILSDCELSGTTSGFRTTDQRWEYIGAGFLRNGLSDKCIDVSGDPGIVNGAPLLLNECQISGFSGSGQSSDQRWRWQPSF; this comes from the coding sequence GTGAAACCTAATTCAAAAAAGTGTACAGCGATCGCAGTTGGCTTCGTTGGCTCGCTGTTATGGGGAGCAACTTGTGTTCTAGAAAATCAAAATGCTATTGCACAAGTAGGCGGAATGTTTATAATAAATGAACTATCAAACAGGTGCCTTGATGTAAGTGGAGATCCTGGCACAGCGAATGGTACGCCATTGATACTTGCTAATTGCGAACTATCTGGATTTAGCAGTTCCGGTAGAATCACAGATCAGAAATGGGAATTTATTCGTGGGGGATTTATCAGAAATAAATTATCCAATAGATGCATTAATGTAGAGGGAGAGCCTGGCACAGCTGATGGTACGCGATTGATACTTTCTGATTGCGAACTATCTGGAACTACCAGTGGCTTTAGAACCACAGATCAGAGGTGGGAATACATTGGTGCAGGATTTCTCAGAAATGGATTATCCGACAAATGCATTGATGTATCTGGAGATCCTGGCATAGTTAATGGTGCGCCATTGCTACTTAATGAATGCCAAATATCTGGATTTAGCGGTTCCGGTCAAAGCTCTGATCAGAGGTGGCGGTGGCAACCAAGTTTTTAA
- a CDS encoding thioredoxin-like domain-containing protein: MIPRVRAPELPQNYFWLNTEKPLSLKQLKGRVVILDFWTYCCINCLHILPNLKYLEQKYKDSLTVIGVHSAKFDNEKETENIRQAILRYDVEHPVIVDSNFRLWEEYAVRAWPTLIIIDPEGYVIGQISGEGNRDTLDELIQKVIQQHQDKGTINFQEISLTLEKQRQPLITPLAFPGKVLATPTGLFIADSGHHRLIMSSFDGEILHLIGTGKSGLTDGAFNEAQFFAPQGMAFDAENEILYVADTENHTLRRVDLKHQVVEAIAGTGEQSRNIHPNGGAGLETALNSPWDLVKVGNTLFIAMAGPHQIWQMDLETGIIKTYAGTGAEACIDGSLTECAFAQPSGISTDGNELYIADSEVSSIRGVGIVEPYQVRTVCGSGGLFGFGDVDAQGEDVRLQHCLGVEYAENFLWVADTYNHKIKLVSPSGNCQTVLGDGTSGLQNGQGKNTRFFEPSGLSVLSSHLYIADTNNHAIRCVDLDTFEVTTLEFLGLCAPDVCIPPNL; the protein is encoded by the coding sequence ATGATTCCTCGTGTCAGAGCGCCAGAATTACCGCAAAATTACTTTTGGCTCAACACCGAAAAACCCTTATCTCTTAAACAACTCAAGGGTAGAGTCGTAATCTTAGACTTTTGGACATACTGTTGCATTAATTGTCTGCATATTTTGCCAAACCTGAAATATTTAGAACAAAAATATAAAGATAGCCTTACTGTTATCGGCGTTCACTCCGCCAAATTTGACAACGAAAAAGAAACAGAAAATATCCGCCAAGCTATCCTGCGCTACGACGTTGAACACCCAGTTATAGTTGACAGCAATTTTCGACTTTGGGAAGAGTATGCTGTACGTGCTTGGCCTACCTTAATAATTATTGATCCAGAAGGTTACGTGATTGGTCAGATTTCTGGTGAAGGAAATCGTGACACTTTAGACGAGTTAATTCAAAAGGTAATTCAGCAACACCAAGACAAAGGCACAATTAATTTTCAAGAAATCAGCTTGACTTTAGAAAAACAGCGCCAACCATTAATCACACCCTTAGCATTTCCTGGTAAAGTTCTAGCTACTCCAACGGGTTTATTCATCGCTGACTCTGGACATCATCGCTTGATTATGAGTAGCTTTGATGGGGAAATTTTACACTTGATTGGTACTGGAAAATCTGGCTTAACTGATGGTGCTTTTAACGAAGCGCAATTTTTTGCACCACAGGGAATGGCTTTTGATGCGGAAAATGAAATTCTTTATGTTGCTGATACAGAAAATCATACCCTGCGGCGAGTAGATTTAAAGCATCAAGTGGTGGAAGCGATCGCAGGAACAGGTGAACAAAGCCGCAATATCCATCCTAATGGCGGTGCTGGTTTAGAAACTGCGCTGAATTCACCTTGGGATTTAGTCAAAGTGGGAAATACCTTGTTTATTGCAATGGCTGGGCCCCATCAAATTTGGCAAATGGATTTAGAAACTGGCATTATCAAAACTTATGCTGGTACTGGTGCAGAAGCTTGCATTGATGGTTCACTTACCGAATGTGCCTTTGCTCAACCTAGCGGTATTAGCACAGATGGGAATGAATTATATATTGCTGACAGTGAAGTTAGCTCAATTCGCGGTGTGGGAATTGTAGAACCGTATCAAGTGCGAACTGTTTGCGGTAGTGGGGGTTTATTTGGTTTTGGTGATGTAGACGCACAAGGTGAAGATGTTCGTTTGCAGCACTGTTTAGGAGTAGAATACGCCGAGAATTTTCTCTGGGTGGCAGATACCTATAACCATAAAATTAAATTAGTTAGTCCGAGTGGAAATTGTCAAACAGTTTTAGGAGATGGTACTAGTGGCTTACAAAATGGCCAGGGTAAGAACACTCGGTTTTTTGAACCTTCGGGATTGAGTGTTTTGAGTTCACATTTATATATTGCTGATACTAATAACCATGCTATTCGTTGCGTAGATTTGGATACCTTTGAGGTGACAACGCTAGAGTTTCTTGGTTTATGTGCGCCAGATGTATGTATTCCGCCGAATTTATAA
- a CDS encoding DUF4352 domain-containing protein, whose protein sequence is MNKFKYLSIAALLLSISACTPSQQAKLEPSSSQVNAADTTNIEPVSKAVNGKVNRKGWEVSITGVKYAGQKIQGNYRTYEAAEVWTVVSVTVKNTSGKRQREDDAWFLIGLSKLVDSKGNKYDIKEMEFKYDTNLLSKPFSQGEARSVDFLFDTPKGIKADKFLISDKNLESIPFKL, encoded by the coding sequence ATGAATAAATTTAAATACTTATCTATTGCAGCATTGTTACTTAGCATTTCTGCCTGTACACCTTCGCAACAAGCCAAATTAGAGCCTTCGTCATCTCAAGTAAATGCCGCCGATACTACTAACATTGAACCAGTTTCAAAAGCAGTCAACGGCAAAGTTAATCGCAAAGGTTGGGAAGTTAGCATCACAGGTGTTAAATATGCAGGACAGAAAATTCAAGGAAATTACAGGACATACGAAGCAGCTGAAGTTTGGACGGTGGTTTCTGTAACCGTTAAAAACACAAGTGGCAAAAGACAACGAGAGGATGATGCATGGTTCCTTATTGGATTATCGAAATTAGTTGACTCAAAAGGCAACAAATATGATATTAAAGAGATGGAGTTCAAATATGATACTAATTTGCTAAGTAAACCTTTCTCTCAAGGTGAAGCTCGTTCTGTAGATTTCCTGTTTGACACTCCTAAAGGTATCAAGGCAGATAAATTTTTAATTTCCGATAAGAATCTCGAATCCATCCCTTTCAAACTTTAA
- a CDS encoding KGK domain-containing protein has product MISENFSQKFHTKLTEHHNQFSVSGLFKRLCINEVNFPVEDITWQSSSEGINCQVFRVGSTGWQAGKLRIKASTEIISPFMQREAGKLNITVVLEFYPDNPNEPESPLDDIRKMIQAEAT; this is encoded by the coding sequence TTGATATCTGAAAATTTTAGTCAAAAATTTCATACTAAATTAACGGAACATCATAATCAGTTCTCAGTTTCAGGACTTTTTAAAAGGCTGTGCATAAACGAAGTCAATTTTCCAGTTGAAGATATCACATGGCAATCTTCTAGCGAAGGCATAAACTGTCAAGTTTTCAGAGTTGGCTCTACAGGCTGGCAAGCAGGAAAACTCAGAATAAAAGCATCTACAGAAATCATTTCTCCATTCATGCAGAGGGAAGCTGGCAAACTGAACATTACTGTAGTGTTAGAATTTTATCCTGATAATCCTAATGAACCTGAATCGCCTTTAGATGATATTCGTAAAATGATACAAGCAGAAGCAACATGA